CCGGTACCTGTCTGTGCTTGTCCAATAATATCTTTACCTTCCATTGCCAGTGGGATCGTCTGTGCCTGAATCGGTGTTGTTTGTTCAAATCCCATTTCACTTATTGCTCGATTAATCGTATGTTCTAAATTTAATTCATAAAACGTTGTTGCCAATCTTATCACTCCATCATCTATGTTTGTAGTACTTTTATTTTGTGCTTAAAAAAAGACATTATCCGTATCAAACAGATAATGCCTTTTCGCTTTCGTTGTTATATCAAATTATAGACGAACAACGTTTGCAGCTTGAGGGCCACGGTTGCCTTCTACAATTTCAAATTCAACTTTTTGTCCTTCTTCAAGCGTTTTGAAACCTTCGCCTTCAATTGCAGAGAAGTGTACGAATACGTCATCTCCGTCTTCACGCTCGATAAATCCAAATCCTTTTTCGCTGTTAAACCATTTTACAATCCCGTTCATGTTTTGGGCCTCCTAAAAAATAAAAGAAATTTGAAAAAAAGCAGAATACCTTAAAAATCACTTCCGCCTAACTTGAGGCCGCAAAATCATTTTCGATGTTCATTACTTTTTAACTCTCACTAACTATACCATAGGCCACAAACAAAAAGCAAATGGTTTTATAAAAAATATTTATCCACTTGTACAACTCAAGGAACCAATTCCCTCGATTTTTTTAAAACCTTTTCTCTCATACTAATTGTGAACGAAGAAGCCGTTCATACCTTTAACTTCCGCTCTGATGTCAAACATGGAAGGAGACATATGTATATGATAACAAATGAACAGCTTTCTACATTCCGTTCACTGTTAGGAGCGATGCAAGATTCGCTCACACACCGCCTAAAGGATCATGATCATTACGATATTGAAAAAGCTCATATACAAGAAAGCGTTGGCGAATTATCAAATTATGATAATCACCCCGGAGACGCTGGTACCGAATTGTATGAACGTGAAAAAGATAGCGCTTTGCTTGAGCACGTTGAGGATGAATTAAAAGCAGTTACCTCAGCATTGCAGCGTATCGACAAAGGCACATATGGTCGATGTGTCACATGCGGAAAAGAAATTCCAGTTGAACGTCTCGAAGCGTTACCGACAGCATCACATTGTAAGGAACATTCTCCAGAAAGAGTTGTTTCACGCAATCGACCAGAAGAAGAGGATATTTTGCGCCCTGCTTTTGGTAAATTCATTAATGACGATGCTGATGCGACCTTCTATGATGCTGAAGATTCATGGCAAGACGTTTCATTTTATGGAACATCTGAGACTCCATCAGACTTTACAGACCAAGGAAAGTTCAGCTATGAAACAATGTACATTGACTCAGATGAACCTATTGGGTATGTTGAAGATATCGAAAGCTTCTTAACAGCTAATATTGATGGACATTTTTCAGGTGTATCCGCCAATATCGTTCACGAGCAATACGAAACGATGTTAGATGCCAATGATGATATGGCAAATGATAACATGTTAGAAGGACTATACTCTCCCGAATATAAGCGATATGGAGATTAACAATGGTTTCACTCGCCAGATGTCCGTTGTGAGGAACCCAATCACAACGGGTTTTTAAAAGATAGTGGGATTACGCTCATTTTCAAGGCTGGGACAAAAGGTAAAAAACAACCTTTTGTCCCAGCCTTCGTTTATGAACCAAGCTTTTTTCGTTTCATCAGAACACCATCATCGTATGAATAAAAAACCTAACGCCTGAGGTGGCGCTAGGTTTTTCTTGATGAATGCTCGACCATTCACCTGTTTACAACTTAAAACAACGCAACAATCATTAGTTGTTGTTATTATTATTGTTGTTATTGTTGTTGTTGCGATTGTTGTTTAAGTTTTGAGCGTCGTTCTCATTTGCAAATTCTGCATTTAAGTTATCGACGTTCAATTCTTGGTTGTTGTTATTATTGTTGTTGTTGTTGCGGTTTCGATTGTTCTTTGCCATCCCTATCACCTCCCATGCCCTTATCTTGCCACCCTTTTCCTAGCTTATTCATCATTTTTTGACATTTTTTGACTCGCAACATCTTCAACAAGCAAACACACTCTATCGCTCTTCATTAAAACCTTCTTTTGGTAAATCAATATTTTTTCCGCGATATTCATCAATTTGCCCATCAACTGTCCCCTCTACATAAGCATCACTCACTTGCTCATGCGTAAACGAAAGGCCTTGTTCGACTTCTAAAGAGCTGTCATAGTCAGATGGATGATAAGAATTTTCTGCGACATCCGTGCTCTTTGCCTTTTTCGATTGCTTTCTAGGCTCATTCATTTGATATCTCCTCCTTTTTTTGTGATCGTTTTTAGTTTGTTCTTAAAAAAAATTAATATGAATGCAAGCTTCCGTAAAAACTGTAATCACAGGGAGGTGAGTAAACTGAAACATATTACAGCATTACTTATCAAAACTTTAATGGTTACACTTGTATTATTAGTTGTCATGAGTGCCATTTATAATTACCCAGTAGGTTCAACTGTTGCGCTGTCGCTAATTGTTGTCGCATTAAGCTACATTATCGGAGACATAGGAATCTTACGTGTGTCGAATAACACCGTTGCCACGATTTCCGATTTGCTACTCACAACATTTGTTCTATGGATGGTCGGACCACTCATCATCGGACTTACGGTTTCCTTTTGGGTTTCCTTTATATCAGCCGTATTGATTAGTGCTGGGGAATACTTCTTCCACAAATATGTATCCTCGCTCATTCTCCGAAAACGTGAAGACCCTTACACCCAAACATAAACGTATTTAAAATTAAAAAAAGCCCTTAATGGGCTTTTTTCCTTACTATTCTTCATTTCAATTGTTTCAAGTATACGACAGTGACTGACTAATTTCCCAGGAAATAGACGACATCCTATGCCATATCCAACTCATTAGCCATTTCCTCTTTTAGTTTCTCATCAATTTTCATTTTCCATTTCTTCTCTTCGTAATAACAAAAAAATTTACAACCCTGATAATCTTTATAACACCTAGCGTTTACGGTATTTTCTTCAACCAATTGATCTGTCAGGTCGCACATGTACGCCCCATTTCGTAAGGAAAAAAAGCCAGGGTCTTCCCAGTCAATAAATGGACAACACTCAGTAGACATTTTCCACCGCCTCCTTTTTCTACTTTTTCCGTCTAGTTTACAGTATGCAGCACAGACAAGCATCTAAACACATCTGACAAAACTAGACAAAATCAGCAAGAATCAAAGACAGGAAAAAGAGCAAGCGCTATGCTTGCCCGAGTGTCATTTTAATTTTTATCATCTTCATTATTGTTCGTCGGTTCTAGATCGTATTCTTCTTCCAACTCTTCAAGAATCTCTTCTTTGATGAGCTCTCGTTGTTTTTTACGGAACTTTCTTTTCTCAAGCTTCAAATCTTTACTCATCATAACGATAATTGAGATCACCATTAAGATCATGATAACCGCAAATGGTAACGCTGCTACAATTGAAGCAGTTTGTAAACCACCAAGCCCACCACTCAACAGAAGTACACTTGCTGTTCCGGCAATTAAAAAGCCCCAGACGATTTTGACCCCCATTGTTGGATTTAAGCTTCCTCTTGATGTCATCGCTCCTAATACATAAGAAGCTGAATCCGCAGAGGTAATAAAGAAGATCAAAATTAAGATCACAGCAAGCAAGCTCATGATTGACCCTAAAGGAAATTCCCCTAACGTCGCAAATAATGCTAACTCTACATTTTCTAGTACAATATCTGCAATGCCACCATTACCAAAGACTTCAATATGTAAGGCAGAGCCTCCAAACGCACTAAACCAAATAATTGCTAAAAGTGTAGGGACAATTAAAACCCCTGCCATAAATTCACGAATGGTACGTCCTCTTGAAATACGCGCAATAAATAAACCCATAAATGGCGCCCAAGCAATATGCCAAGCCCAATAGAAAATGGTAAACGATCCTAACCATACACTGTCTGTATAAGGAGTTAGCGTCAAGCTCATCGGAACTAGGTTTGTAATATACCCCCCAAGAGCCGTAACCATATTTTCAAATATAAATAATGTCGGACCAGCAATGAGTATAAATAATAGTAAAATCGCAGCCGTCGTTAAGTTTATGATACTTAAATACTTGATCCCTTTATTTAAGCCTGACGCTGCAGAAAACATAAACAAAATCGTTACAATGACAATAATGATCATTTGTGTAAGGACTGTATTTGGGATATTCGTTAAATACGAAAGACCCCCACTAATTTGCATAGCACTTAACCCAAAGGTTGTTGCAACCCCCGTCGAAGTAGCTAATACAGCAAGAATATCAATCGCACGACCAAACCAACCATCCATTCTCTTACCAAACAGCGGATAAAATGCAGAACTAATTAATGCTGGTTGATCCTTACGGTACTGTACGTAGGCTAGTGCGAGCGCTACCAATGAAAAGATTGCCCACGGATGTAATGCCCAGTGATAAATGGCATAACGGAGACCGACACGTGCTGCTTCAGCAGTCTCAGGGATCACACCATGTGGTGTATCAACATAGTAAAGAACTGGCTCTGCTACACCCCAGAACACAAATCCAACACCAATTCCAGCTGAAAACAACATCCCTACCCATGTATAGAAATTATATTCTGGCCGGTCATCTGGTTTCCCTAACCGTAAACGCCCATATGGACTAACCGCCAAGAATATGACAAATCCAACAAAAAAAGCTGCAACAACCATATAAAACCAACCAAAGTTTTCAATTGTTGCATTCAATGCATTGGAAGCCACATGATCTAAACTAGATGGACTAATGAAGCCCCAAAGCACAAACATTGCGACAAGAATCGCTGAAATATAAAAAACACTTCCTGGTTTTTTTTCTTTATATGTATATTTCATATAAAAGATTGCCAAAATTTGGATAAACCAAAATTTTAGACAGACATGCCCTCCTTTCACCTGTTAGAATTTCATCATTTCACTAAAAAATGACTTTTATGAGGCAATGTGTTAATTATAGTAATAAAATGAATAAGATTCAATATGTTTTACAAAAGAGGAGAGCAAAATCAAACGATTACTCTCCTCCACTCTCATGTTTACTTATTTCTTAGTGATCGTGAGCTTCGTCTTTAATCTCTGCTCTCATGTCCTCAATTGATTGCTCACGCCGCTCATTTTTTGCTTGAATTTTTTCCTTTTCTTCTTGAGAAGACGTATATTTCATCGTTTCTTCCGCCTCCTCGATGTTTTCAAGCGTGTGTTCGACCATATTCTGAAGCTTTTCTACGTTATCGCTTCTGTCATCTGGTTTTGGATGTTTATGCATGGTTTACCCCTCCTTCACTTTTATTATTTTTCGGCTTGCCAAAAAAAATACCACTTCTTTTTCTTTAAACACTGATCATCCGAACCTTAGGACAATCTATGAACCTATTGACAATATCATTAAGGCGGGAGTACATTATAGGTGAACTTGACTCAAGTGGATGGTTGAAAGCGCTGACTAAACTCGTACATGTTGAGCGGGTTTCTTACGTTTTTATATAAAGGAGTCGTGTCGTCATGAAAAAGCAATTTGCCGTCATTGGTTTAGGAAGATTTGGATCGAGTATTTGTAAAGAACTATATAAGCTCGGACATGAAGTATTGGCCATTGACACGAACGAACAGAAAATTAATGAAATTACTCGGTACGCGACACATAGTGTGATTGCAGATGGAACAGATGAAAAAGCGTTACAGTCTGTAGGCATTCGCAATTTTGATTATGTGATCGTTGCGATTGGTGATGACATTCAATCAAGCATCCTATCAACGTTACTACTTAAGGAGCTTGGCATTGAGCAAGTATGGGTAAAAGCCCAAAATTATTATCACCAACGCGTTTTGGAAAAAATCGGTGCTGATCGCATCGTTCACCCTGAACAAGACATGGGAATGCGAATTGCCCAACATCTCGTATCGGAAAAAATTATCGACTATATTGAGCTCTCCGAAGATTACAGTATTGTTGAAATGGTCGCCACTACAAAAGTCGATCAAGAAACGCTTGCTGATTTAGATATTCGTGCAAAATATGGGTGTACGATCTTAGGGATTAAGCGAGGGAAAGATATTAATATTTCTCCCCTTCCTGATGATCTTAT
The nucleotide sequence above comes from Desertibacillus haloalkaliphilus. Encoded proteins:
- the cspD gene encoding cold-shock protein CspD — encoded protein: MNGIVKWFNSEKGFGFIEREDGDDVFVHFSAIEGEGFKTLEEGQKVEFEIVEGNRGPQAANVVRL
- a CDS encoding TraR/DksA C4-type zinc finger protein, which codes for MITNEQLSTFRSLLGAMQDSLTHRLKDHDHYDIEKAHIQESVGELSNYDNHPGDAGTELYEREKDSALLEHVEDELKAVTSALQRIDKGTYGRCVTCGKEIPVERLEALPTASHCKEHSPERVVSRNRPEEEDILRPAFGKFINDDADATFYDAEDSWQDVSFYGTSETPSDFTDQGKFSYETMYIDSDEPIGYVEDIESFLTANIDGHFSGVSANIVHEQYETMLDANDDMANDNMLEGLYSPEYKRYGD
- a CDS encoding YozQ family protein, coding for MNEPRKQSKKAKSTDVAENSYHPSDYDSSLEVEQGLSFTHEQVSDAYVEGTVDGQIDEYRGKNIDLPKEGFNEER
- a CDS encoding DUF2512 family protein encodes the protein MSKLKHITALLIKTLMVTLVLLVVMSAIYNYPVGSTVALSLIVVALSYIIGDIGILRVSNNTVATISDLLLTTFVLWMVGPLIIGLTVSFWVSFISAVLISAGEYFFHKYVSSLILRKREDPYTQT
- a CDS encoding BCCT family transporter → MKYTYKEKKPGSVFYISAILVAMFVLWGFISPSSLDHVASNALNATIENFGWFYMVVAAFFVGFVIFLAVSPYGRLRLGKPDDRPEYNFYTWVGMLFSAGIGVGFVFWGVAEPVLYYVDTPHGVIPETAEAARVGLRYAIYHWALHPWAIFSLVALALAYVQYRKDQPALISSAFYPLFGKRMDGWFGRAIDILAVLATSTGVATTFGLSAMQISGGLSYLTNIPNTVLTQMIIIVIVTILFMFSAASGLNKGIKYLSIINLTTAAILLLFILIAGPTLFIFENMVTALGGYITNLVPMSLTLTPYTDSVWLGSFTIFYWAWHIAWAPFMGLFIARISRGRTIREFMAGVLIVPTLLAIIWFSAFGGSALHIEVFGNGGIADIVLENVELALFATLGEFPLGSIMSLLAVILILIFFITSADSASYVLGAMTSRGSLNPTMGVKIVWGFLIAGTASVLLLSGGLGGLQTASIVAALPFAVIMILMVISIIVMMSKDLKLEKRKFRKKQRELIKEEILEELEEEYDLEPTNNNEDDKN
- the tlp gene encoding small acid-soluble spore protein Tlp, producing the protein MHKHPKPDDRSDNVEKLQNMVEHTLENIEEAEETMKYTSSQEEKEKIQAKNERREQSIEDMRAEIKDEAHDH
- a CDS encoding potassium channel family protein — protein: MKKQFAVIGLGRFGSSICKELYKLGHEVLAIDTNEQKINEITRYATHSVIADGTDEKALQSVGIRNFDYVIVAIGDDIQSSILSTLLLKELGIEQVWVKAQNYYHQRVLEKIGADRIVHPEQDMGMRIAQHLVSEKIIDYIELSEDYSIVEMVATTKVDQETLADLDIRAKYGCTILGIKRGKDINISPLPDDLIHKGDILIVIGHKNDLKRFEDEGL